The Mastacembelus armatus chromosome 13, fMasArm1.2, whole genome shotgun sequence DNA segment GAAAATTGTGACAGGATTAGATTTTTTTGACTTTCGTCTGTGCGTTTATACGCCCAAATGATCAATGGAGAAAACAGTCTGAAATGTTATCTTTGCAGACCTAACACACGACTATCTGCCCTGTCGAGCGGCAGGACTTTCTTCTATTAAATGCAGCACAAAATGTTTGCAACAGCAGACGAGCGTCAGCCCAGTAAGCCGTGCCACTGAAACCCCCTGACAGCTCCGCCAcataataaaatcacaataaGATTTGATGTCAGACAGGCACAGATGTCGAACGTGTctcatgttttctgtctttccatctAATTGTGTTTCAGTATGAAGAGCTGGTGCACTACTCAGGGTCGGAGGGCATGTCGGTGGGGGGGTACGGGGACGATGTCAGGTCGCTTCCTCCCCCACAGTACGGACCCACTATCCCTGACTCGCTCAAACACCACAAAGACCAGATTTATGGGTAAGCATGGATCCACGTGTCATGTGTGTTGCCTGTCGTGTTGTTATAAACAGGTTAAACTACATGTGCCACTCTAAAGCGGTTTAACATGCAGTATTCATGTATGTCAAGTGTATATGAAAATACATGTGAAGTGTTCACTCCTGTCTGTTTCATAAATGCTGtggtttaaagttttttttatacCCTGGATCATGTGTACACTATGTCAGCTGTTACCGTGTTTATGTATGGTATGttaactgtgtatgtgtgtctctttctgtgtgtgtgtgtgtgtgtgtgtgtgtgaagtcacCCACTGTTTCCACTGCTGGCTTTAGTGTTCGAGAAGTGCGAGCTCGCCACCTGCTCCCCTCGAGACTCCACCTCCCTCTCAGCCACCTCCCACCTCTCCGGCATGACCAATCACAGCGACGTCTGCTCCTCCGAGTCCTTCAACGATGACATTGCTGCTTTCGCTAAGCAGGTGAGTGACACCTGTGGGAGCCAATCAGAGAACAGACGTTAGCCGACGCCAGTTTTCCTATTTGTTGTAACTAGTTGAATTTGTGTTGCAGATTCGTTCTGAGAAGCCCATATTTTCTTCTAATCCTGAGCTGGACAACTTGGTATGACGCATCGATAGAcatcacaataaaatgtgttttcacacatgcaTTGTGGGATATGTATTAAATTTGTAATAAATCTGCATTCTTTGCTCCACAGATGATCCAGGCCATACAGGTTCTTCGGTTTCATTTGCTGGAGTTAGAGAAGGTTGGGAGTTCAGGGCTGTGCTTTTATTTGACCACTTTCTgcttgttcttacattttaatggACTTTTTTAGTATGCATACTGCATCCGCATTACGTGTTCTCAGGCTTGTGAGAGAGTCTTATGTGTCAGTTACCGAACAGCAGTATAATCAAATAGTCTTTGTCATAAAATCAATGAAGAACAGTCTTTCTGCATCTTAACAAAgttaatttaagaaaatgtgaatgtgtatggGTTTACAAAGTGCTTTGGAAACCTGGCAAGAAAAACCGTGAACGTGTCCTTTAATGCTCAGAGAAATGGTATGACCTATTTAGACGCTGGTTAGGAAGTGGTGTTAACAATATGTACTGATGGGGAAAAATCTGTCTCCAAAGGTGCATGATTTGTGTGATAATTTCTGCCATCGCTACATCACCTGTCTGAAGGGCAAAATGCCCACAGACCTTGTGCTGGATGAACGGGAGGGAGGCTCCAAGTCTGACATGGAGGACTTTACTGGATCCTGCACCAGTTTGTCAGAGCAGGTGAGAAAAGCTGCCAAGGCACCAAATGTCTAACAGCACGCTGTAACACTGTCTCCATCATTCCTCTGTCCAGCCGCATCCATTGGATGTCAGAATAATGACCTCATGGTTTATGACTCCCTGTTCTCGCCCCTCTCCACCTGCTGGGAATTCCCTCTCTTCCCATTACTCTACCTCCAacctcctctctgtcttcctctcatTCTCCAGAATGCATCATGGTTACGGGAGCCGGATGAATGTGCCACTACTCCTCTGGGAACACCAGGCACCTGTGGCCTGCCTTCACACAGCACAGCCGACAACTGTAGTGACACAGGTAGACACACATAGATGCACGTGCACAAATCACCCACTGAAAACACTGGACTGTACCTCTGCACAAACACTGCAATGCAGAGCAAAGATACGTGTAGGGAAACTAAggtgtgcatgcacacaacTGCAACTGCAGCAACATTCATACTCCCTATTTTAATGCAC contains these protein-coding regions:
- the meis3 gene encoding homeobox protein Meis3, whose product is MEKRYEELVHYSGSEGMSVGGYGDDVRSLPPPQYGPTIPDSLKHHKDQIYGHPLFPLLALVFEKCELATCSPRDSTSLSATSHLSGMTNHSDVCSSESFNDDIAAFAKQIRSEKPIFSSNPELDNLMIQAIQVLRFHLLELEKVHDLCDNFCHRYITCLKGKMPTDLVLDEREGGSKSDMEDFTGSCTSLSEQNASWLREPDECATTPLGTPGTCGLPSHSTADNCSDTGDGLDGGVASPSTGEEDESDRDRRNNKKRGIFPKVATNIMRAWLFQHLSHPYPSEEQKKQLSQDTGLTILQVNNWFINARRRIVQPMIDQSNRSGQGGPYSPEGAALGGYGLDGQAHLGLRTAGLQGMSSLQGDYPGALLSQPGYPPHPGPSLHPYPGPHPHAAMLLHPPPHAHPAEPLLAQGLDIHAH